The Candidatus Margulisiibacteriota bacterium genome includes a region encoding these proteins:
- a CDS encoding radical SAM protein: protein MFSITDLSVKCWRPDMPDLRELKKTLRTVRNPAQYIGQEENSIQKKDFAVSCCLCYPDKYEIGMSNLGLNILYFRGNALPEAAVERAFLPEDDMLAALQEKNWPLFALESRRPVKDFDAVGFSLQHELTYTNLLLFLDRARIPLLARERGEDSPLIFAGGPCAFNPEPLADFLDVVLVGEGEELFEDFLRALARPDFKKLPRPAKLEYLAALPRPGIYLPALRNQTTKNYIRDLRQLNNPVKTIIPYIDTVHNRLVLEIMRGCLHGCRFCQAGFTWRPLRPRPLEAVLRDAETGLSASGYAEISLLSLTATDYPQIEELVCALNQKYAAQKINISLPSLRTESISARLLAETQKVRRSTVTIAPEAGTQRLRDIIHKEMTEENILQAARIAVGSGIRSLKLYFILGLPGETDVDVLAIPELAEKILNENKQTRNFTLTISASNFVPKAHTPFQWAAVDPPEEIKRKQSLIKQNLHSRRVQFRYHRAESSAIEAVLSRSGRETGAVILAAYRLGCCYDAWQEHFKYDLWLQALAQCGYKLEYFLRAIDIDKELPWDNIRTLVPKSYLRKEYERAVG, encoded by the coding sequence ATGTTTTCAATCACAGATTTGTCCGTGAAGTGCTGGCGGCCTGACATGCCAGACCTGCGGGAATTGAAAAAAACGCTGCGGACAGTGCGCAACCCGGCGCAGTATATCGGCCAGGAAGAAAACTCTATACAAAAAAAAGATTTTGCGGTTTCCTGCTGCCTTTGTTATCCCGACAAATACGAGATCGGCATGTCCAATCTGGGTTTGAATATTTTGTATTTTCGCGGCAACGCTTTGCCGGAAGCCGCGGTGGAGCGCGCTTTTTTGCCGGAAGACGATATGCTGGCAGCCCTGCAGGAAAAAAACTGGCCGTTGTTTGCGCTGGAGTCGCGGCGGCCGGTTAAAGATTTTGACGCGGTGGGTTTTTCGTTGCAGCACGAACTGACCTACACTAATCTGCTTTTGTTCTTAGACCGCGCGCGGATCCCTTTGCTGGCCAGAGAACGCGGCGAGGACAGCCCCCTGATTTTTGCCGGCGGCCCCTGCGCTTTCAATCCCGAGCCGCTGGCGGATTTTTTGGATGTCGTGCTGGTCGGCGAAGGCGAGGAGCTGTTCGAGGATTTTTTGCGCGCGCTGGCCAGGCCGGATTTTAAAAAGCTGCCGCGTCCGGCCAAGCTGGAATATCTGGCCGCTCTGCCGCGCCCCGGCATTTATCTTCCCGCGCTGCGCAATCAGACGACGAAAAATTATATTAGAGATTTGCGCCAATTAAACAATCCGGTCAAGACGATAATTCCCTATATCGACACGGTGCACAATCGCCTGGTTTTAGAGATCATGCGCGGCTGTCTGCACGGCTGCCGTTTTTGTCAGGCGGGTTTTACCTGGCGGCCTTTGCGTCCGCGTCCGCTCGAGGCTGTTTTGCGCGACGCGGAGACCGGCCTGTCCGCAAGCGGCTATGCGGAAATTTCCCTGTTGTCGCTGACGGCGACGGACTATCCGCAGATCGAGGAGCTGGTCTGTGCGCTCAATCAAAAATACGCCGCGCAAAAAATAAATATTTCTCTGCCGTCTCTGCGCACGGAGAGTATTTCCGCGCGCCTGCTGGCCGAGACCCAAAAAGTCCGCCGCAGCACCGTGACTATCGCGCCGGAAGCCGGCACGCAGCGGCTGCGCGATATTATTCATAAAGAAATGACCGAGGAAAATATTTTGCAGGCCGCGCGCATCGCCGTCGGCAGCGGCATCCGTTCTTTGAAGCTGTATTTTATTCTCGGCCTGCCCGGCGAAACTGACGTCGATGTGCTGGCCATACCGGAGCTGGCGGAGAAGATCCTGAATGAAAATAAGCAGACTAGAAATTTTACCCTGACGATCAGCGCGTCTAATTTTGTGCCTAAAGCGCATACGCCTTTTCAGTGGGCGGCGGTAGATCCGCCGGAGGAAATTAAACGCAAACAAAGTTTAATTAAACAAAATCTCCATTCCCGCCGCGTGCAATTCCGCTATCATCGGGCGGAGTCCTCGGCGATCGAAGCGGTCTTGAGCCGCTCTGGCCGCGAAACTGGCGCGGTTATTTTGGCGGCGTACCGTTTGGGCTGCTGTTACGATGCCTGGCAGGAGCATTTCAAATACGATCTCTGGCTGCAGGCTTTGGCGCAATGCGGATATAAGCTGGAATATTTTTTGCGGGCGATAGATATCGATAAGGAATTGCCCTGGGATAATATCCGCACACTCGTACCGAAAAGTTATTTGCGAAAAGAGTATGAGCGGGCTGTGGGATAA
- the lpxC gene encoding UDP-3-O-acyl-N-acetylglucosamine deacetylase has translation MRQKTLARQIVFNGYGIHTARFAEVIISPLKADSGLIFRSSTLTSKYFYPNVRGDERGTAVIFSDGSSVQTVEHLVSALAGLGVDNALIEIDGIEAPIKDGSAKFIAEQILAAGLREQDKPRRLLRIAGPQKLVAEGKFILALPAENFKVNFLLDYDNPQAQTDLGSFDLARDDYMRYIAPARTYGFQEELEWLLARNKAQGASLQNAVVISARGFSTALRFPDELVRHKILDFIGDIAAAGALPQAEFFVYKSGHVFNHRFVREVLAA, from the coding sequence ATGAGACAAAAAACGCTGGCGCGGCAGATCGTTTTCAACGGTTACGGCATTCACACGGCTAGATTTGCGGAAGTTATTATTTCGCCGCTCAAGGCGGACAGCGGTTTGATTTTTCGCAGTTCAACACTGACCAGCAAATATTTTTATCCCAATGTGCGCGGAGATGAGCGCGGCACCGCGGTGATTTTTTCTGACGGCAGTTCGGTGCAGACGGTGGAGCATTTGGTTTCCGCTTTGGCGGGCTTAGGTGTGGATAACGCGCTGATCGAGATCGACGGCATTGAAGCGCCGATCAAAGACGGCTCGGCTAAATTTATAGCCGAACAGATCCTGGCCGCTGGTCTGCGGGAACAGGATAAGCCCAGGCGTCTTTTGCGGATCGCCGGCCCCCAAAAATTAGTTGCCGAAGGAAAGTTTATTTTGGCGCTGCCCGCCGAAAATTTCAAAGTGAATTTTTTGCTGGATTACGACAATCCGCAGGCGCAGACAGACCTGGGCAGCTTTGATCTGGCGCGGGACGATTACATGCGGTATATCGCGCCGGCGCGGACATATGGTTTTCAGGAAGAGCTGGAGTGGCTGCTGGCGCGGAACAAAGCGCAGGGCGCGTCGCTGCAGAACGCCGTCGTGATTTCCGCCCGGGGTTTTTCCACGGCTTTGCGTTTCCCCGATGAATTAGTCCGGCATAAAATTTTGGATTTTATCGGCGATATCGCGGCGGCGGGCGCGTTGCCGCAGGCGGAATTTTTTGTCTATAAGTCCGGGCATGTTTTCAATCACAGATTTGTCCGTGAAGTGCTGGCGGCCTGA